One part of the Fusobacterium pseudoperiodonticum genome encodes these proteins:
- a CDS encoding NAD(+)/NADH kinase — MIKLSIIYNSEKESAINIYKELLEFLKTKKEFEILDEENLHKASYIVTIGGDGTLLRAFRNIKNKKAKIIAINSGTLGYLTEIRKDKYKEIFENILRNKVSIEERFFFMVNIGNRRYKALNEVFLTRDTIKRNIVASEIYVDDKFLGKFKGDGVIISTPTGSTAYSLSAGGPIVTPEQKLFIITPIAPHNLNTRPIILSGDVKLVLTLSEPSQLGLVNIDGHTHKTIKLEDKVEIFYSKESLKIVIPESRNYYDVLREKLKWGENLC; from the coding sequence ATGATAAAATTAAGTATTATTTACAACAGTGAAAAAGAAAGTGCTATAAATATATATAAAGAACTTTTAGAATTTTTAAAAACTAAAAAAGAGTTTGAAATACTGGATGAAGAAAATTTACATAAGGCAAGTTATATAGTTACTATAGGTGGAGATGGAACTTTACTGAGAGCTTTTAGAAATATAAAGAATAAGAAAGCTAAGATTATTGCTATAAATTCAGGAACTCTAGGTTATTTAACAGAAATTAGAAAAGATAAGTATAAAGAAATCTTTGAAAATATTTTAAGAAATAAAGTCAGTATAGAAGAAAGATTTTTCTTTATGGTAAATATAGGAAATAGAAGATATAAAGCTTTAAATGAAGTGTTCTTAACAAGAGATACTATAAAAAGAAATATAGTAGCTTCTGAAATCTATGTAGATGACAAATTTTTAGGAAAATTTAAAGGAGATGGAGTGATTATTTCAACGCCTACTGGCTCAACTGCATACTCGCTTTCAGCTGGTGGACCAATAGTTACTCCTGAACAGAAGTTATTTATTATAACTCCAATAGCTCCACATAATCTAAATACAAGACCTATAATTTTATCAGGAGATGTAAAGTTAGTTTTAACTCTTTCAGAACCTAGTCAGCTTGGTTTAGTTAACATAGATGGACATACTCATAAAACAATAAAATTAGAGGATAAAGTAGAAATATTCTACTCAAAGGAAAGTTTAAAAATAGTTATACCCGAATCAAGAAATTATTATGATGTTTTAAGAGAAAAACTTAAATGGGGAGAAAATTTATGCTAA
- a CDS encoding site-specific integrase, producing MDILEKYIENLVIKKNLLQSSVEAYKLDINEYLSFLENKEKDIFNSNEDLFIEYFKEIEDKYSVASFKRKYSTIRNFYKFLLKNRYIDKIFEYELTKKTNDKVSKENRTKVFRKNEYEAYINSLSDNFNEVRLKLISRMIAEAKISLINIFEIEIKDLLKYNFEKIIVFRNSKIVTYEISAEISKELKEYYEKYAIEKRYLFGSYKKSSLISDLKRYNLDFKTLKNCLQEDEEEINKKIREIYFKIGIGDN from the coding sequence GTGGATATTTTAGAAAAATATATAGAAAATTTAGTAATAAAAAAAAATCTATTACAATCTAGCGTAGAAGCTTATAAGTTGGATATAAATGAATATCTTTCTTTTTTAGAGAATAAAGAAAAAGATATATTTAATTCAAATGAGGACTTGTTTATTGAATATTTTAAAGAAATAGAAGATAAATATAGTGTGGCTAGTTTTAAAAGAAAATATAGCACAATTAGAAACTTTTATAAATTTCTTTTAAAAAATAGATATATAGATAAAATTTTTGAATACGAACTTACAAAAAAAACAAATGATAAGGTATCTAAAGAGAATAGAACAAAAGTATTTAGAAAAAATGAATACGAAGCTTATATAAACTCTCTCTCAGATAATTTTAATGAAGTTAGATTGAAGCTAATTTCAAGAATGATAGCAGAAGCTAAGATAAGTCTTATCAATATCTTTGAAATTGAAATTAAAGATTTGCTTAAATATAATTTTGAAAAAATCATAGTTTTTAGAAATTCTAAGATAGTTACTTATGAAATAAGTGCTGAAATATCTAAGGAATTGAAAGAATACTATGAGAAATATGCCATAGAAAAAAGATATCTATTTGGCTCATATAAAAAATCAAGTTTAATTTCAGATTTAAAAAGATACAATTTAGATTTTAAAACTTTAAAAAACTGTCTTCAAGAAGATGAAGAAGAAATAAATAAAAAAATAAGAGAGATCTATTTTAAAATAGGAATAGGAGATAATTAA
- a CDS encoding ABC transporter permease yields MKKFLNRNISFISIIILITVWQVCGNLGLLPKFIFPTPLEIANAFVRDRALFLFHFKITMLEALIGLTLGIFFACLLAIIMDSFEMINKIVYPLLIFTQTIPTIALAPILVLWLGYDMTPKIVLIVINTTFPIIISILDGFRHCDKDAIQLLKLMNASRWQILYHLKIPTALTYFYAGLRVSVSYAFISAVVSEWLGGFEGLGVFMIRAKKAFDYDTMFAIIILVSAISLISMELVKKSEKKFIKWKYLEEEENEKD; encoded by the coding sequence ATGAAAAAATTTTTAAACAGAAACATAAGTTTTATTAGCATTATAATTTTAATAACTGTTTGGCAAGTTTGTGGAAATCTAGGCTTGCTTCCAAAATTTATCTTTCCAACCCCATTGGAAATTGCTAATGCTTTTGTGAGAGATAGAGCACTATTTTTATTTCATTTTAAAATTACTATGCTTGAAGCTCTTATAGGACTCACCTTGGGAATTTTCTTTGCCTGTCTTTTAGCAATTATTATGGATAGCTTTGAAATGATTAATAAGATAGTCTATCCTTTATTGATATTTACACAGACTATACCAACCATAGCTTTAGCTCCTATATTAGTGCTTTGGCTTGGTTATGATATGACACCAAAAATTGTTTTGATAGTTATAAATACCACCTTTCCTATTATCATAAGCATACTTGATGGTTTTAGACATTGTGATAAAGATGCTATACAGTTATTAAAGCTTATGAATGCAAGTAGGTGGCAAATTCTTTACCATTTAAAAATTCCAACTGCTTTAACTTACTTCTATGCTGGATTAAGAGTCAGTGTTTCATATGCTTTTATTTCAGCTGTTGTATCAGAGTGGCTTGGAGGTTTTGAAGGACTTGGAGTATTTATGATAAGAGCTAAAAAAGCCTTTGATTATGACACCATGTTTGCAATAATAATTTTAGTATCAGCTATTAGTTTAATTAGTATGGAACTTGTTAAAAAAAGTGAAAAGAAATTTATAAAATGGAAATATTTAGAGGAGGAAGAAAATGAAAAAGATTAA
- a CDS encoding ATP-binding cassette domain-containing protein, whose product MKKTLEIKNLSYSFGDNHILKDINIYVKENEMVAIVGSSGVGKSTLFNLIAGVLKKQSGEIIINGSDDYIGKVAYMLQKDLLFEHKTIINNVILPLIIAKIDKKVALEEGRKILKQFNLEKYADKYPKQLSGGMRQRVALIRTYMFKRNIFLLDEAFSALDAITKKELHKWYLNLKNEFNLTTLLITHDIEEAIFLSDRIYILANKPGEIIKEIKIEIDPNDDIDVQRLFYKKEILNIMNIE is encoded by the coding sequence ATGAAGAAAACATTAGAAATTAAAAATTTATCTTATTCTTTTGGAGATAACCATATTCTAAAAGATATAAATATTTATGTTAAAGAAAATGAAATGGTTGCTATAGTAGGTAGTAGCGGAGTTGGAAAATCTACTCTTTTCAATCTTATTGCTGGCGTTTTAAAAAAACAAAGTGGTGAAATCATTATCAATGGAAGTGATGATTATATAGGTAAGGTTGCATATATGTTACAAAAAGATTTACTTTTTGAGCATAAAACAATAATTAATAATGTAATTTTACCACTAATTATAGCAAAAATAGATAAAAAAGTTGCACTCGAAGAAGGAAGAAAAATTTTAAAACAATTCAATTTAGAAAAATATGCGGATAAGTATCCTAAACAGTTAAGTGGAGGAATGAGACAAAGAGTTGCACTTATCAGAACTTATATGTTTAAAAGAAATATTTTTCTTTTAGATGAAGCTTTTTCAGCACTTGATGCTATAACTAAAAAAGAGCTACATAAATGGTATCTCAATCTAAAAAACGAGTTTAACTTAACAACTTTACTTATAACTCATGATATTGAAGAAGCTATATTCTTAAGTGATAGAATATATATCTTAGCTAATAAACCAGGAGAAATTATAAAAGAGATAAAAATTGAAATTGATCCTAATGACGATATAGATGTACAAAGACTATTTTACAAAAAAGAAATTTTAAATATTATGAATATTGAATAA
- a CDS encoding ABC transporter substrate-binding protein: MKKIKYLLFGIFTIFMLAACGEKKEEAKTEAPVELKKVDFLLDWVPNTNHTGLFVAKEKGYFAEEGIDLDIKQPANESTSDLIINNKAPMGVYFQDYMASKLAKGAPITAIAAIIENNTSGIITNKKLNINSPKELAGHKYGTWDIPIELNMLQFIMEKDGGDYSKVELVPNTDDNSITPLSNGVFDAAPVYYAWDKIMGDSLNIETNFFYYKDYAPELNFYSPVIIANNDYLKDNKEEAIKILRAIKKGYQYAIEHPEEAAEILIKYAPELENKKAMIIESQKYLASQYATDKDKWGYIDPARWNAFYNWLNEKGLTKNPIPENTGFSNDYLE, encoded by the coding sequence ATGAAAAAGATTAAGTATTTGTTATTTGGAATTTTTACAATTTTTATGTTAGCTGCCTGTGGAGAAAAGAAAGAAGAAGCTAAGACAGAAGCTCCTGTCGAATTAAAAAAAGTTGATTTCTTACTTGACTGGGTACCTAACACTAATCACACTGGACTTTTTGTTGCTAAGGAAAAAGGATATTTTGCTGAAGAAGGAATAGACTTAGATATAAAGCAACCTGCAAATGAAAGTACATCAGATTTAATTATTAATAATAAAGCACCTATGGGAGTATATTTCCAAGACTATATGGCTTCTAAATTAGCAAAAGGAGCTCCTATAACTGCTATAGCTGCTATCATAGAAAATAATACTTCTGGAATAATAACTAATAAAAAATTAAATATCAATAGTCCAAAAGAATTAGCAGGACATAAGTATGGAACTTGGGATATTCCTATAGAACTTAACATGCTACAATTTATAATGGAAAAAGATGGCGGAGATTACTCAAAAGTTGAACTTGTTCCTAATACTGATGATAATTCAATAACTCCTCTATCAAATGGAGTTTTTGATGCAGCTCCTGTATATTATGCTTGGGATAAAATTATGGGAGATAGTTTAAATATAGAAACAAATTTCTTCTACTATAAAGACTATGCTCCTGAGTTAAACTTTTACTCGCCTGTTATAATAGCTAATAACGATTATTTAAAGGATAATAAGGAAGAGGCTATAAAGATACTAAGAGCTATAAAAAAAGGTTATCAATATGCTATAGAGCATCCAGAAGAAGCAGCTGAAATTTTAATAAAATATGCTCCTGAACTTGAAAATAAAAAAGCTATGATAATAGAATCTCAAAAATATCTAGCTAGTCAATATGCAACTGACAAAGATAAATGGGGATATATAGATCCAGCTCGTTGGAATGCTTTCTATAATTGGTTAAATGAAAAAGGGTTAACTAAGAATCCTATACCAGAAAATACAGGTTTTTCAAATGATTATTTAGAATAA
- a CDS encoding aminoacyl-histidine dipeptidase, which yields MSNKLVNLKPERVFYYFEELSKIPRESGNEKAVSDFLVDTAKKLGLEVYQDKMNNIVIKKAASKNYENSPGVILQGHMDMVCEKDLDSNHNFKTDGIDLIVDGNYLRANKTTLGADNGIAVAMGLAVLEDNTIEHPQIELLVTVEEETTMGGALGLEDNILTGKMLINIDSEEEAWVTVGSAGGRTIRAIFDDKKEKLNITNPEFFRLEVKNLFGGHSGAEIHKNRLNANKVISELIIQLKKEFDIRLCDVKGGSKDNAIPRECYFDVAIDKDASESFTLKVKEVFENFKNKYKAQDENITFEITKLENSSNEAFSNDVFERLLSLINTLPTGVNTWLKEYPDIVESSDNLAIVKLIDDKITIITSLRSSEPSVLDSLEEKIVNIIKEHKVNYEVGEGYPEWRFRPVSHLRDTAVKTYKDLFNEDMQVTVIHAGLECGAISTHYPDLDMISIGPNIYDVHTPKEKMEIASVEKYYKYLVELLKNLK from the coding sequence ATGTCAAATAAATTAGTTAATTTAAAACCAGAAAGAGTATTTTACTATTTTGAAGAATTATCAAAAATTCCAAGAGAATCAGGAAATGAAAAAGCTGTTAGTGACTTTCTAGTAGATACAGCTAAAAAACTTGGTTTAGAAGTATATCAAGATAAAATGAATAATATAGTAATTAAAAAAGCAGCAAGTAAAAATTATGAAAATTCTCCTGGAGTAATACTTCAAGGGCATATGGATATGGTTTGTGAAAAAGATTTAGATTCTAACCATAATTTTAAAACAGATGGAATAGATCTAATAGTAGATGGAAATTATTTAAGAGCTAATAAAACTACTCTTGGAGCTGATAATGGAATAGCTGTTGCTATGGGACTAGCTGTTCTTGAAGATAATACTATAGAACATCCTCAAATTGAATTACTTGTTACTGTAGAAGAAGAAACAACAATGGGAGGAGCTCTTGGACTAGAAGATAATATTTTAACAGGAAAAATGTTAATTAATATTGATTCAGAAGAAGAGGCATGGGTAACTGTTGGTAGTGCTGGTGGAAGAACTATAAGAGCAATATTTGATGATAAGAAAGAAAAACTTAATATCACTAATCCAGAATTCTTTAGATTAGAAGTTAAAAATCTATTTGGAGGACATTCAGGAGCAGAAATTCATAAGAATAGATTAAATGCAAATAAAGTTATCAGTGAATTAATAATACAATTAAAGAAAGAATTTGATATAAGATTATGTGATGTTAAAGGTGGATCTAAAGATAACGCCATCCCTAGAGAATGCTATTTTGATGTAGCTATAGATAAGGATGCTTCAGAAAGTTTTACTCTTAAAGTGAAAGAAGTTTTTGAAAACTTTAAAAACAAATATAAAGCTCAAGATGAAAATATAACTTTTGAAATAACTAAACTTGAAAATAGTTCTAATGAAGCTTTCTCTAATGATGTATTTGAAAGACTTTTATCTCTAATCAATACTTTACCTACAGGAGTAAATACTTGGTTAAAAGAATATCCTGATATAGTTGAAAGTTCTGATAATCTAGCAATAGTTAAACTTATAGATGATAAAATAACTATTATTACTTCTTTAAGAAGTTCTGAACCTAGTGTTTTAGATAGCTTAGAAGAAAAAATAGTGAATATTATAAAGGAACATAAAGTAAATTATGAAGTTGGTGAAGGATATCCTGAATGGAGATTTAGACCAGTATCTCACTTAAGAGATACAGCTGTAAAAACTTATAAAGATTTATTTAATGAAGATATGCAAGTAACAGTTATTCATGCTGGACTTGAATGTGGAGCAATTTCTACTCATTATCCTGACTTAGATATGATTTCAATAGGACCTAACATTTATGATGTACATACTCCTAAAGAAAAAATGGAGATAGCTTCTGTTGAAAAATATTATAAGTACTTAGTTGAACTATTAAAAAACTTAAAATAA
- the ctlX gene encoding citrulline utilization hydrolase CtlX yields the protein MKKNITNKILMVRPALFAFNEETAVNNYYQKRDNKTVQEIQNSALIEFDKMVEKLKDIGIDVKVIEDTKEPHTPDSIFPNNWFSTHYSNTVVLYPMFAENRRLERTDRIYEFFDNVDNLNVVDYSSLEKENIFLEGTGALVLDRKNKKAYCSLSQRADEKLLDIFCEDAGYKKIAFHSYQTINEERKAIYHTNVMMAMGENYAILCADSIDNLEERAAVINELEKDNKEIVYITEKQVESFLGNAIELVNNEGVNVCVMSATAYSVLTDEQKNIIEKYDVILPVDVHTIEKYGGGSARCMIAELFI from the coding sequence ATGAAAAAAAATATAACAAATAAAATTTTAATGGTAAGACCTGCTTTGTTTGCTTTTAATGAAGAAACAGCAGTTAATAATTATTATCAAAAAAGAGATAATAAGACAGTACAAGAAATTCAAAATAGTGCTTTAATTGAATTTGATAAGATGGTAGAGAAATTAAAAGATATAGGTATAGATGTTAAAGTTATAGAGGATACAAAAGAACCTCATACACCTGATAGTATATTTCCAAACAATTGGTTTTCAACACATTATTCTAATACTGTTGTTCTATATCCTATGTTTGCAGAAAATAGAAGACTTGAAAGAACAGATAGAATATATGAATTTTTTGATAATGTAGATAACTTAAATGTAGTCGATTATTCTTCACTTGAAAAAGAAAATATTTTTCTTGAAGGAACTGGAGCTTTAGTATTAGATAGAAAGAATAAAAAAGCATATTGTTCTTTATCTCAAAGAGCCGATGAAAAGCTTTTAGATATCTTCTGTGAAGATGCAGGCTATAAAAAAATAGCTTTCCATTCATATCAAACAATAAATGAAGAAAGAAAAGCTATATATCATACTAATGTTATGATGGCTATGGGAGAAAATTATGCTATTTTATGTGCTGATAGTATAGATAACTTAGAAGAAAGAGCGGCTGTTATAAATGAACTAGAAAAAGATAACAAAGAAATAGTGTATATAACTGAAAAACAAGTTGAAAGTTTTTTAGGAAATGCAATTGAACTTGTTAATAATGAAGGAGTTAATGTTTGTGTAATGTCAGCAACAGCTTATTCTGTTTTGACTGATGAACAAAAAAATATAATAGAAAAATATGATGTTATTCTTCCAGTAGATGTACACACTATTGAAAAATATGGTGGAGGATCTGCTAGATGCATGATAGCTGAATTATTCATTTAA
- the recN gene encoding DNA repair protein RecN: MGRKFMLRELKIENLAIIDELDIEFEKGFIVLTGETGAGKSIILSGINLLIGEKASVDMIRDGEENLVAQGVFDIDEEQKKKLEAMGIDTDGDEIIIRRYYNRNGKARAFVNNVRITLADLKEIASTLVDIVGQHSHQMLLNRNNHIKLLDSFLSKEDKDIKEKLSVLLSQYREVKAKIEKIESDKKETLEKKEFYEYQLEEIEKLKLKDGEDEILEAEYKKVFNAEKIREKVHESLEYLKYDDDSALGFILESIRNIEYLGKYDERYLELAKRMENAYYELEDCVGEIEDISKNIEVTESDLDKIAGRMNTLKRIKEKYKRTLSELIEYREDLREKLSDMNSGDFKTRELQKELDKIKAEYDKLAEKLSKSRKEIALKIEDELLNELKFLNMEDAKLKVQMNKIDRMTNDGYDEIEFFISTNVGQELKPLNKIASGGEVSRVMLALKVIFSKVDNIPILIFDEIDTGIGGETVRKIALKLKEIGDSTQIISITHSPVIASKASQQFYIEKYVENSKTISRVKKLSSEERIKEIGRMLVGEKINDEVLEIANKMLNEG; this comes from the coding sequence ATGGGGAGAAAATTTATGCTAAGAGAACTAAAGATTGAAAATTTAGCTATTATAGATGAATTAGATATTGAGTTTGAAAAAGGTTTTATAGTTTTAACTGGAGAAACTGGTGCAGGGAAATCAATAATCCTAAGTGGTATCAACTTACTTATAGGTGAAAAAGCTAGTGTTGATATGATTAGAGATGGAGAAGAGAATCTTGTTGCACAAGGTGTTTTTGACATTGATGAAGAACAAAAGAAAAAATTAGAAGCTATGGGTATAGATACCGATGGTGATGAAATTATAATAAGAAGATATTATAATAGAAATGGAAAAGCTAGAGCCTTTGTAAATAATGTTAGAATAACTTTAGCAGATCTTAAAGAGATTGCTTCAACTCTTGTGGATATAGTTGGACAACATTCTCATCAAATGCTATTAAATAGAAATAATCATATAAAACTTTTGGATAGTTTTTTATCTAAAGAAGATAAAGACATAAAAGAAAAACTATCAGTTTTACTATCTCAATACAGAGAAGTTAAAGCTAAAATTGAAAAGATAGAAAGTGATAAGAAGGAAACTTTAGAGAAAAAAGAATTTTATGAATACCAACTTGAAGAAATTGAAAAATTAAAATTAAAAGACGGAGAAGATGAAATCTTAGAGGCCGAATATAAGAAAGTATTCAATGCAGAGAAAATAAGAGAAAAAGTTCATGAAAGTTTAGAATATTTAAAATATGATGATGATTCAGCATTAGGATTTATTCTTGAATCTATCAGAAACATAGAATATCTGGGAAAATATGATGAAAGATATCTAGAATTAGCTAAGAGAATGGAAAATGCTTATTATGAGCTAGAGGATTGTGTTGGAGAAATTGAAGATATTTCTAAAAATATAGAAGTTACTGAAAGTGATTTAGATAAGATTGCTGGAAGAATGAATACTTTAAAAAGAATCAAAGAAAAGTATAAAAGAACTCTATCAGAACTTATTGAATACAGAGAAGATTTAAGAGAAAAATTATCTGATATGAATAGTGGAGATTTTAAAACTAGAGAATTACAAAAAGAGCTAGATAAAATTAAAGCTGAATATGATAAATTGGCAGAAAAACTTTCTAAGTCAAGAAAAGAAATTGCTTTAAAAATAGAAGATGAATTATTGAATGAATTAAAATTTTTAAATATGGAAGATGCAAAATTAAAGGTACAGATGAATAAAATTGATAGAATGACTAATGATGGTTATGATGAAATTGAATTTTTTATCTCAACTAATGTTGGTCAAGAATTAAAACCTTTAAATAAAATAGCATCTGGTGGAGAAGTCAGTCGTGTGATGTTAGCACTAAAAGTTATTTTCTCTAAGGTTGATAATATTCCAATTTTAATTTTTGATGAAATTGATACAGGTATTGGTGGAGAAACAGTTAGAAAAATTGCTTTAAAACTTAAGGAAATTGGAGATAGTACTCAAATAATTTCCATTACTCACTCTCCTGTTATAGCTTCTAAAGCAAGTCAACAATTCTATATAGAAAAATATGTAGAAAATTCTAAAACTATAAGTAGAGTTAAGAAATTATCTTCTGAAGAGAGAATAAAAGAAATTGGAAGAATGTTAGTGGGTGAAAAGATAAATGATGAAGTTTTAGAAATTGCTAATAAAATGTTAAATGAGGGCTAA
- a CDS encoding single-stranded DNA-binding protein: MNLVVLNGRLVRDPELKFGQSGKAYSRFSIAVDRPFQTSTDSQTADFINCVAFGKTAEFIGEYFRKGRKILLRGSLQMNQYESEGKKLTTYVVIAENVEFGEAKANANAGGNDYKAPSNAVMESSNFEEFHSGDDNIESAPVTDDEFPF; encoded by the coding sequence ATGAATTTAGTTGTTTTAAATGGAAGACTTGTGAGAGACCCTGAATTAAAGTTTGGACAAAGTGGGAAGGCATACTCAAGATTTTCAATAGCAGTTGATAGACCTTTTCAAACTTCAACTGATTCTCAAACAGCTGATTTTATAAACTGTGTGGCTTTTGGAAAGACAGCTGAGTTTATAGGAGAATATTTTAGAAAAGGAAGAAAAATTTTACTTAGAGGAAGTTTACAAATGAATCAATATGAGTCAGAAGGTAAAAAACTAACTACTTATGTTGTTATTGCAGAAAATGTAGAGTTTGGAGAAGCAAAAGCAAATGCAAACGCAGGGGGAAATGATTACAAGGCTCCTAGTAATGCAGTTATGGAAAGTTCTAATTTTGAAGAATTTCATTCTGGAGATGATAATATAGAAAGTGCACCTGTGACTGATGATGAATTCCCATTCTAG
- a CDS encoding cob(I)yrinic acid a,c-diamide adenosyltransferase, which produces MEDKKYVNITKVYTKRGDKGETDLLGGSAARKDSLKVESYGCIDETSSFIGLARYYTKNKVIKERLKEIQSKLLVLGGFLASDDKGKEMMKDQIKEEDIKLLEEYIDEYNQKLPPLTHFILPGDDEVAAHFHVARTVVRRAERRIVSLAAQEDLNPLIQKYVNRLSDLMFVLARYSEEVENKKWKSTNLNI; this is translated from the coding sequence ATGGAAGATAAAAAATATGTAAATATAACAAAAGTATACACAAAGAGAGGAGATAAAGGAGAAACTGATTTACTTGGTGGAAGTGCAGCAAGAAAAGATAGTTTAAAAGTTGAATCTTATGGTTGCATAGATGAAACTTCTTCTTTTATAGGCCTTGCAAGATATTATACAAAAAATAAAGTTATAAAAGAAAGATTAAAAGAAATTCAAAGTAAACTATTGGTTCTAGGTGGTTTCTTAGCTAGTGATGATAAAGGTAAAGAAATGATGAAGGATCAAATCAAAGAGGAAGATATAAAGTTATTGGAAGAATACATTGATGAATATAATCAAAAATTACCTCCATTAACACATTTTATTTTACCTGGTGATGATGAAGTTGCTGCTCATTTCCATGTAGCTAGAACTGTAGTGAGAAGAGCTGAAAGAAGAATAGTTTCTCTTGCAGCACAAGAAGATTTAAATCCACTAATTCAAAAATATGTAAATAGATTATCAGACTTAATGTTTGTACTTGCTAGATACTCAGAAGAAGTAGAAAATAAAAAATGGAAAAGTACAAATTTAAATATTTAA
- the era gene encoding GTPase Era: MKAGFIAIVGRPNVGKSTLINKMVAEKVAIVSDKAGTTRDNIKGILNVKDNQYIFIDTPGIHKPQHLLGEYMTNIAVNILKDVDIILFLIDASKTIGTGDMFVMDRINENSNKPKILLVNKVDLISDEQKEEKLKEIEEKLGKFDKIIFASAMYSFGIAQLLEALDPYLEEGVKYYPDDMYTDMSTYRIITEIVREKILLKTRDEIPHSVAVEIIDVERNEGKKDKFNINIYVERDSQKGIIIGKNGKMLKDIGMEARQEIEDLLGEKIYLGLWVKVKDDWRKKKPFLKEMGYVEEK; this comes from the coding sequence ATGAAAGCAGGATTTATAGCTATTGTAGGTAGGCCTAATGTTGGGAAATCAACTTTAATAAATAAAATGGTAGCTGAAAAAGTTGCTATTGTATCAGATAAAGCTGGAACAACAAGAGATAATATAAAAGGTATTTTAAATGTTAAGGATAATCAATATATTTTTATTGATACTCCAGGAATACATAAGCCACAACACCTTTTGGGTGAATATATGACTAATATCGCAGTCAATATTTTAAAAGATGTAGACATTATACTTTTTTTAATTGATGCTTCAAAGACAATAGGTACTGGAGATATGTTTGTTATGGATAGAATAAATGAGAATTCAAACAAACCTAAAATTTTACTTGTAAATAAAGTTGATTTAATAAGTGATGAACAAAAAGAAGAAAAATTAAAAGAAATAGAAGAAAAATTAGGAAAATTTGACAAGATAATTTTTGCTTCAGCTATGTATTCTTTTGGAATTGCTCAACTACTAGAAGCCTTAGATCCTTATCTAGAAGAAGGAGTTAAATACTATCCTGATGATATGTACACAGACATGTCAACTTATAGAATAATAACAGAAATTGTTAGAGAAAAAATCCTATTGAAAACTAGAGATGAAATTCCTCATTCTGTTGCAGTTGAAATAATTGATGTAGAAAGAAATGAAGGTAAAAAAGATAAGTTCAATATAAATATCTATGTTGAAAGAGATTCTCAAAAGGGTATTATTATTGGAAAAAATGGAAAAATGTTAAAAGATATAGGAATGGAAGCAAGACAAGAAATAGAGGATTTACTTGGTGAAAAAATATATTTAGGTCTCTGGGTAAAAGTTAAAGATGACTGGAGAAAGAAAAAACCATTTTTAAAAGAAATGGGTTATGTTGAAGAAAAATAA